The Montipora foliosa isolate CH-2021 chromosome 10, ASM3666993v2, whole genome shotgun sequence genomic sequence TTTTTCCTAGAGACCCGTCAACCTAAGGCCTTCGCCACCAAACACCGGAAAAACTTCGAGTTTTGGGGACCACTTTTTAATCCTTTCATTCtcaagatcgaaacgttcattctgcTAACTGGTACCTTATATTTCTTCTCTGATAATTATCTTGATTCTCAATACGTGTCTGACttacattttcattgaaattgtgaagacAATTTACACATTGATCATGATTGGGAGTCAAAGTGTTAAGTTTAAGTTTCTATCTCGTTCACCATTCTAGTCAGCTTCCAGTGgcctttaattttcttaatcaaCAGAATATTGGAGAGTTTCcttaaaaatttacaaatataatcAAATCCTAAGTGAGGCCTTCCTTAATATGTCTTATTTCGTTTCTCAGTAATGCTGTTGGCTGGCTGTAAATCAAACAGCCCATCGTTTTTAaggaggaaaagaaaacaagttccGGAATGTATCAGCTACATAGTTCCTCTCTCCGATTTTGTGTGTCTTGCCCCAGAAAATTAAGACCTTTACCAAGCAATTTAACGACATCATTTAACTTACATGTAAAGCATTTGAAAAAAGGATCCATCGTAATTTATGCTTGAAATTCCAAGCTTATTGGACCAGAAAAAGTTCCCTTTCATAAAAACCTTTTATGAGGATCTCTTCCGAATGGCATATAGCTTAAAGCACATGATTTACGTCAGAAACTTATGAGCCACCCTTAATCACGATAACATTTCAAGAAGTGATTTGTCTCAATACCCTGGTACTGCATAGCTCTTGACTTTCAATAGTGCACTTTCCTAACGAAACAATATGGTGAGTTTATTCTGATATCAAGACAATGATATCAAGTGTTTTTAATGGCAAGAGTTTTGTTTCGAATTACTGAGAATCGCGCAAAATCGATGTATAAAATGTAAGCACAATTTCAGTGAAGAGTCGAGCGTTAACTCTACAAACAAAACGCTGGGAGGCATCAACTGTCAATAGGTATGACAAAATATCATTTCCTTTCAATCggaaaaaaaatatcttcaGTTAGGCGAAGAAGTGAGTTGTCTTTAGCGAACTTAAACAAGCACAAGGTTGATTTTCTTTAGTATTTTTTATGTGCACGCTTGTTTTTCCATATAAACGTTCAGGCGCGCAACTGAAAAAAGATCGTTTCCTATCGCTAGCAGAATTTTCTTTAGAGTCCGTTTGTACCATTTCAGTCACCCCTAAAGCATatgaattcttatttttctggaTGAAAGTTTTTCTCGCTGTGCAAAGAGTTTTCCATATTAAAAAAtcattcctttcctttcccttaaCTCACGGATAAAAACAATGACAACCGATCGGAAGTTTTTGGCTACGAGAACATTACATGAGCAAATTATTCAAGTAATATTGTCCATTAAAAATTGATCGAGTTATTACTTTAAGAGTCGACTCTGTGTCCTCTATCTCTCAAAATGAAAACCGAgtctaattttgttttctttcatctCCTTTAGATGAAACTTTAATGTCGGcgtaataatttattgtttaatCGATTTATATACAGGAGAAACTTACAAGTGACGAAATAAAAGGTAAATGATTTAGCTAGTAGGGccctttttcctttcatttttgtcGAGAAGGTAAAGCCTGATGATCATGAGACAAAGTATTTCGTACAAAGCTCCTTTAGTTGATAAATCTAAAAAAATTCAGATAAActgaataaatataaaacaGGTAAAGATTCCTCTATTTAGCAGTGATGAAGAAAAAGTCGCAGTGGGAAAGAAGTAAGATCTCATCGACTTCAagcgtttttttctttttaatcttaCATCATCAAGGCGTACGCAGAAATTCTTCAATGTAATAGAAAGATTAAGCATTATGTTTACCGCAAACGGCTAACGTCAGACTAatatttgcgttttgccaaaaatggaagaaactcgtttgatatgagctcatttcttgcgtgttagcagcaggtatcaagCAACTTTTCAAAGGAGAGAGACGAGTTAGAAAAACATAATTTTTATGCTGTTATGACAGGCAGCAGCCTActttttcgcgtttgccgtttcatgtaaacgtcatgcttaatagagacctttagatgcACGTTTACGGCTAACCGCAAACTGAGGTTTGAGATTTGCGGTTTTGCGTTAGAAGTTGTGATAGTTCGTGCATTTAGATTTAAGTAAACAAGTGCAAAGCTGCagaggccgccatattgaatttcctCGATTCTCAGCGTTGATGTTTCAGTcaacgaaataaataaaaccacggCTCTTTTGATTGTTTAATTCACATGAAATTAAAGATAAAAAGTTGCTTTTTATATCTGCCCCGTTCATACGTGGGATAATGTAACTTCCACGCCATAAAGAGCTGAGGTAAATTACTTACGTGAAAACCTACCTTCCGCCGTTGAAAACGTCAAAACTTACCCTCGAACGTGACGGCAAGCGCTAGTCATGTGACTTCCAGCAGTTTGAGGTTAGCCGCAAACGTGGATCTAAAAGTCTCTAATTCTCTCGATTAaccgcttactaaccgagcgctagggccaatattccccaataCGGctcgagcaagtgaggttagtaagttatttattatatggcattaTTTGTTTGACAAAAGATGGTCAAGCTCGGACGCAGGGGAACTTtcaattttctcatttttcatACTACTAGCTTCAATATAGCGGAGAAGAGTGTTCAAATAAGTAGCTATCTTCTTGTTTGTGTTTGCACTTTTCTGTTGGTTGATAAATTCGTCTCTGGCCTCCAGGCTTTCGATGATGCCTGTTTCAGTTTCTCCATCAAAAGTTCCCAGATCTTCAGGACAATAAAATGTTCGTCTGAAGTCTTTATCCATCTTTGAAACCAGCCGTGaaaattttcaatatttttagcTTTTTCTGGTAGTTTCGCTGcgaagaatgacaatattcacatttttttcgcagtcttgctttcaaataaagttgtttcaaattatgaatttgccgactttgctccaaaacaaaaatacacggcttggaGCGTTTTAACGGTCCGTACTGAAAAATCCcgaccaagaaagaaccaatcagagcgtccGGGTTTGCCAAAGATATAATAAaggtatttattatatctctcagatcgtacgcgcgctgtaatttgctaaattagcgggccatattctacagtacagcccgctgtacagcccgctaaatttaaaatttcgacaaaacatcatctagcgagtttttcatgtcatttctgttgcataaacttgtactgaaaactgtttgaatcttgcaagcaactatttcaaacttaacagccaagaagatttagtttttgggattttggcacggcattctttgtggcagttgaaccttacgcttcactttgactagtttccttgcccgcgcgccggttaacctcagagatataattaatatcttactaacctcgttttctcggtccgtactgtaagttacggatcctcgttttttcccgtaacttacagtacggacctcgaactcggttggTAAGAGGTATGTATGACGTGCTGAGATAAATTTGCGTAAGAAATACCACCTACTTCTTGTACCGAACTCCATTTAGACTTCATAGTTTTTCCTTGATTTGCTTCTTTTATTTCACAGATCCACTATCATCGAATTTCTGTGGACAGGACGTAATCTACTCAACAAGCCATATTTTGAGGGAACTCAGTGAAACTAttacttacaaaaaaaaagttatttgggGCCCAAAAAACAACATATCATATTTCTTGATTCTCTTACTCTTCAGTTTTTAATCAAAATCTAGCTTGTTAGAACAAAACTGAACTCAACCGCATTTTGCGCAAGCTGTACAAGCATTAGCCCCTTACCCCTCCCCTCCGCCCCTCAGGGCATTAGCTAATCTGATATCTAAATCAAATGCACCGAAAAACGTGCCGTCGTGTCAACTGCAATATATAACGAAGACAAAGTCGTGCAATTCCTAAAACCTCATCTCTTCTTTTACGGCAGAATACGTTGAGGTTTTCGAGGTTTTTGGTCAAGATGAGAATGGTCGCATATCAACCAATCAGCTGCGACAGGCCATGCAATTAGTGGGTCTTAACCCAACAGACACACAGATACAAAACCTCATCAATGAAAGGGAGTATGATGGTGAGCCAGTGTGTTGTTTAAAGCTTGTAGGAAAAATCTTCAGTACCAAATAAACGAAAGAGAACTGGCACTGAGGAGAGAGTCATTTGTTTTGAAGTAGTTATAGTGGATAGTAAAGTAGCTATAGTAGAGTTGAATGCTGGACAACGAGACTTGAAATCCCAGGTGGTCGGCGGTTACAGCGTGACTTCCACACAGGCCATTAATTTGCAAAATATACTCCCTAGTCAGCAACGGAGCCATTTCACGGCGCTTCAACATGGATCACAATTTGTGTTGTCGTAGAGCAATGACCAGACATATGgaaaaaatactgaaaatgtCTGCATTGTCTCATGAATTAAGGCACGCAATCTTCGGAGCTGTGCTCTATATCTCATTCTGTTCTGGGCATGCTTATACATCAAGTCTTTTGCCATCACGCAGACTGGCCGCAAAGTCGCCCACTATAAAGTTCAGTCTCTGGTGCATCAAATGATGTACTCATAAAAATGTGCAATCTTCTTGCTACATCAGTTTTATTATTTGTCTTCTTTCATCAGGCGATGGCTTTTTGGAATTCCCTGATTTTATCAAAACAGTAGAGGAATACAAGAAACCAGGTGACAAAGCTGACCTAATAAtgcttttcagagtttttgaTCCTGAAAATAAAGGCTACGTTGAAGCGGAAGAAATTAGAGATGCTCTGCACAGACTAAAAGATCTTTCCAAGGAAGAAATTGAGGACTTATTGGAAGACGCTGATCTTAAACAAAATCGACACGTCTACTTTGACGGTGAGTTTTGTTAAACCTTCTGTAAGAAAGTGTATTGGAAAAAGGACTTCCTCGTGCTGCTGACCtcgaaaacaatgttttgtcGACTTTTGTCGCAGAGAAAGGATGAAGTAAAGTACCGCACTCACGTTGTGCCCTTCGTTAATTGGACCCCggtaaaaaaagcaaaatttgaagTTTAGGTGGTAGAAAAGATTGCTGGTTTTAATCGCCGACCGGTtggctcagtttgttgagcATCAGACTACCGTgggggaggtcgcgagttcaactccgaccggaccaacactcagcgtcttaaaataactgaagagaaagtgcagcccttgtaattacatccgcaaacagttagactttcaagacttcgcggataaggacaataaaccgtaggccccctGTCACAACCTTTCCTGTTAATCAACACTGTGAGAGTTTAAAGAACACACACACTGTGAAGAGTAGGGGAAGACCCCCGGGGTTGTGGTCTGACCTCCTTTGACATACATCCTGGGTTGGGCtgggtgggtgggtgagatcaaatatggactgatagcggctgcctgAGGCGCCTTTAAAAGCTGACTTCCGATGTCACCTCCAGCAAAATGTGATTGGCTTCGCAGTGGTGGCTCAAAAAGGCGCATAGTGTATGAGGCCCTAAGCAAAAAGAGCCACAAGTGTAAAGGTAGTTTGCCGAGTGATGGAGCATGCAGGACTGTAGCCATTaagaggcaaaccgaggcacttgcctcagtcatttcttcgtgattaaaaaaaaaaagcgtgattccagtgttgtctttgaATGTAGTCATCATAAACACCACTAAAacctacgaagagaatttaaccatggacattgcctcagttataatttttttctggctacggccgtGGCATGTAGATGTAGACCAACTGTAATATCATAGCTAACACTTTTTCTAGGATTTAATTTCCCTAAAGGCGTTATAATTGCCtaaatttttcttttagaaTTTTCCAGACTTCTGGTTCCACTAATCAACAGAGACTTGGATATCATCTACTTGTGATGAAAAGCAGGGACTAAATGTCCTATAATTGACATTCTTTCCAGTATCATCATTTCAAAAGATGAAAAGACAGAATCATGCTATAATAAAGACGAATAAAGagaaattttgattggttgtcaAATCTAGAACATATGTTACTCTACAGAGAGATTAGTAAAAATGTCCTCATGTTTAGtaacagggctcgaaataattTCCGGAGAGTCTCCATATACGATGACCGGCCAAATTCGTTTTAGCTCAGTCACGTACCGTTTCTGGCCTGccaaattatataaaaaaaataactctTAAAACAGGGGCCCATGAACCAAAACTGGCGttatatatttccaaaaaagttgttgCTTAGAGCTTATATCACTTTAAAGCACTCATTGTCAACAACGCTTCTTGTTGCAGTTCACCCAGGATTTCAGATCAAAGTTCcgcaaatgacaatacacagcgACTTGCTACAACTGAAACAACTAAACAGCATGGAAATTTtagtttatttcattttcaaaacgatcAAATGTGACCGGTCAACTTGACCGGCAAGACGAAAGGTTGACCGGTCAACTCCCAAATCAGTTCGGACATTGTCCGTTGACCGGCcgttatttcgagccctgagTAATTGCGAAACTACCATGTTTTCTCCAAAGATTTCACGTATTCAGATATTACATACTTTATTCGGAGTGAATTCACTCAATCGAGATCACGTGATAAAAGCAAACGTAACTAACCTCCGTTATAtctgttgccggtaaaatccgttttcaggttgaatcctcGATTAAATCGGTGATCCTTATTTTACGTATGTTGAAGAAGCACTCAGCTGAATTGAAGAAACTCTTTTTGGAGTCTAAAATTAAGCCTatagaaaaattagggtcaggttaggatgagttttttgtcattatttagttcttattaaccgagcgggaggtctgtatgggagaatcttgaccgaggtcgccagtacagaccgaaagcagtgaggtctgtaccagcgaccgaggtcaagattctcccatacagaccgacctagctcggttaataagatgtttattatatggccaaacaagaacaatttacttcgtttaatgtaactggtttgtactaactgacattttgcttgcgaacggcgatgagtggcgatgagctgaacttaaatCTGTCAAagctctcttttgtcatcatgctgtttggcactgccataaataaatattggtggAAGAAAATActtaatatttttgcattttagtttgcatcttttcaccgcaaaacataaccggtctagatgggaaaatctagaccgcggtcaatatcgattttagccaatcaaattcgtgaattttgtagttcccagtcctcgtgagacagagccataaaataaacatgcatatcaattgacttattatacaaaagatCGGTGTTGGTTTTGGGAAAAGATCTGTGTTggattgagcatgttcgtcgttgtggtGTAGAGGTTAAGACACAGGACTGTAGATCCGGCCCCAGTTGTTCCAacgatggataacgctatccgccggataaatcactctCCAGTGGATAAGCaatagcgaaatcaattgcgttatccaatggatagtgattcagttatccggtggatagcgttatccaccttttcaacaactggggcttggagggtccgagttcgagtatcggtaagtgcatagtataTTGAGGAtactaaaatttggttttctcaacggagttgataatgtaaattggccaccgtacagagattctaagatgtaaattggccaccgtacggAGATTCTAagatgtaaattggccaccgtacagagattctaagatctgtacggtggcaaatttacattatcaactccgttgataaaaccaaatttttgtttactaCTTCCcgaccgacgcagcaccacagtttctttagaaactactcccttcattcatttattgaGGATACTGCATTgccgcttcgctcactcgtgagagttactttcagcactcgaagataaaatttgtatccccaagcggccatgtaatgttctcaGATTATTAcacagatattgatgaaatgtccaggtttaaaacaagttgttttattcattttcgaaatgatgaaaaagtggtcaccaaccgctaagacacgcatgttgtgtaacatgaaacaagatatgaaagttatgaaaaacaaatcaagatAATGTAAAAGTTtgcgataaaaatgttaatgtgatAGAGAAGAATGGAGGCTGGAGGAGGAGTG encodes the following:
- the LOC137973928 gene encoding calmodulin-like isoform X2, which translates into the protein MKKKSQWERKYVEVFEVFGQDENGRISTNQLRQAMQLVGLNPTDTQIQNLINEREYDGDGFLEFPDFIKTVEEYKKPGDKADLIMLFRVFDPENKGYVEAEEIRDALHRLKDLSKEEIEDLLEDADLKQNRHVYFDEFSRLLVPLINRDLDIIYL
- the LOC137973928 gene encoding calmodulin-like isoform X3, producing the protein MQLVGLNPTDTQIQNLINEREYDGDGFLEFPDFIKTVEEYKKPGDKADLIMLFRVFDPENKGYVEAEEIRDALHRLKDLSKEEIEDLLEDADLKQNRHVYFDEFSRLLVPLINRDLDIIYL
- the LOC137973928 gene encoding calmodulin-like isoform X1, with the translated sequence MEKLTSDEIKEYVEVFEVFGQDENGRISTNQLRQAMQLVGLNPTDTQIQNLINEREYDGDGFLEFPDFIKTVEEYKKPGDKADLIMLFRVFDPENKGYVEAEEIRDALHRLKDLSKEEIEDLLEDADLKQNRHVYFDEFSRLLVPLINRDLDIIYL